The genomic segment GCATCGCGCAGCGCGTTCTCCTGGGACGAAAAATCCATTGTCGAAAATACCTAGAGTTGAACGAAGGCTTCGCCGATGCCATCGAAGCGCACCTGCACGGCATCGCCGGCACCGGCCGGCAACATGCCGCACCAGGTCCCGGTGGTCACGACGCTGCCACGCCGCAGCGGCCGGCCGTCGCTCGTCGCGTGGCGCAGCCAGGCCGACAGCAGCCACGTGGGGTCCTGCAGCGAGTGCGTGCCGCGGAAGATGCGAGGTTCAGCGCTGCCGATGCTCACCCGGCAGACCTGCTCGTTCCAGTCACGCGGCTGCCAGGGTCGCCATTCGCCGAGGACAAGCGCGCCGTGCGATTGCAGGTCCGCAAGCTTCAGCAGCGCCGGTGCATCCAGCGCCTGCGCCCACCGCGAATCCACGATTTCGATCGAAACCGCCACGGCATCGATCAGCGAAACGGCTTGCGCATGCGAGAGGCTGGCAGCCGCTTCCGCAGTGACATCGGCGCGCAGGCTCAGCGCGACCTCGGCCTCGATGAGGCGGAGGCGAAAAGGGTGGCTGCGTGCGTCGGCCGGGCTGGGCCACACCGCCGGCGGCAGCAGCTGCGCATGCGTCATTGCAGCAGTGCGCGAGGGACCGCCCGACTTCCAGAACGGCGAACTCGCGTTCGCGGCGCCGAGCTGCCCTGCGACCAGGCGCTGCACCTCGTAGGCGTCCTCCGGCGACTCCAGCAGCGGCGCCAGGGCCACGGCGTCCGCCGGCGGGCCGCCGCGCCTTGCGTCCAGCAGGGCGCTCGCGACGACCGCGGTCTTGGAGCGCACGTGCGTCTCAACCATCCGCCCGGACATTGGCTTCCTTCGCGACCTTCGCCCATTTGGCGATCTCGGAGCGCATGAGTTCGGCGAACCGCTGCGTCGAGCCGCCGCCGTCCTCCACGCCGAAGCCGTCGAACCGCTCGCGCACGTCGGGCATCGCCAGCACGGTCTGGATGTCC from the Ramlibacter henchirensis genome contains:
- a CDS encoding fumarylacetoacetate hydrolase family protein, which gives rise to MVETHVRSKTAVVASALLDARRGGPPADAVALAPLLESPEDAYEVQRLVAGQLGAANASSPFWKSGGPSRTAAMTHAQLLPPAVWPSPADARSHPFRLRLIEAEVALSLRADVTAEAAASLSHAQAVSLIDAVAVSIEIVDSRWAQALDAPALLKLADLQSHGALVLGEWRPWQPRDWNEQVCRVSIGSAEPRIFRGTHSLQDPTWLLSAWLRHATSDGRPLRRGSVVTTGTWCGMLPAGAGDAVQVRFDGIGEAFVQL